A genomic window from Fusarium falciforme chromosome 2, complete sequence includes:
- a CDS encoding Protein HGH1-like protein, which translates to MPTELEELVGFIAHPHPQIRQVAVENLVPYSTAEPNIFKDSQLQPVKNLKILIRDHPKISEHAVTILVNLSGDQEILENLATDDKFLDVVFRRIVNPEEPNANLLAMLLANLAKWDSFKDVLKRKQQAPEELGSDDVVLNQLMDLFVKGQDGSYNKKADFDYLAYVFADLAKHSDIRKHFLQAQKYDDVIPLTKLKVFTEHKSDIRRKGVASTIKNVAFETSSHASFLSEDEIDILPYILLPIMGNEEYDVDESMDMLPDLQLLPPDKKRDSDHKNIQTHVETLTLLTTTREGRDLMRRVKVYPVIRETHLRVEDEGVQEACERLVQVLARDEADEGKDESKDDVKLIEGTNGRVEEVEDEDDQLVEV; encoded by the exons ATGCCGACTGAGCTGGAAGAA CTCGTGGGCTTCATCGCCCACCCTCACCCTCAGATTCGCCAAGTTGCCGTCGAGAATTTGGTGCCGTACTCGACTGCGGAACCCAACATCTTCAAGGATTCACAACTACAGCCTGTGAAGAACCTCAAGATATTGATTCGAGATCATCCC AAAATATCTGAGCATGCTGTGACAATTCTGGTCAACTTGTCGGGCGACCAAGAGATTCTTGAGAACCTAGCAACAGATGATAAATTCCTCGATGTCGTATTCCGTCGCATAGTG AACCCCGAGGAGCCCAATGCTAATCTCCTGGCCATGCTCCTCGCCAACCTGGCCAAGTGGGATAGCTTCAAGGACGTGCTCAAGAGGAAACAGCAGGCTCCTGAAGAGCTAGGCTCAGACGATGTTGTCCTCAACCAGCTGATGGACCTGTTCGTCAAAGGCCAGGACGGCTCATACAACAAAAAGGCAGACTTTGACTACCTCGCCTACGTCTTTGCAGACCTTGCCAAGCATTCAGACATCCGAAAGCACTTTCTCCAGGCGCAAAAGTACGACGATGTCATCCCTctcaccaagctcaaggtcttTACCGAGCACAAGTCCGACATCCGGCGCAAGGGCGTTGCCAGCACTATCAAGAACGTCGCCTTTGAGACATCATCACACGCTTCCTTCCTCTCTGAAGATGAGATTGACATCTTGCCTTACATTCTACTCCCGATCATGGGCAACGAGGAGTACGACGTCGATGAGAGTATGGACATGCTGCCAGACCTGCAGCTGCTGCCACCAGACAAGAAGCGAGACTCGGACCACAAGAACATCCAGACTCACGTTGAGACACTGACTCTGCTAACAACAACACGGGAGGGTCGTGATCTCATGCGCCGTGTCAAGGTATATCCCGTTATTCGGGAAACACATCTACGCGTTGAGGACGAGGGTGTCCAGGAGGCATGTGAGCGACTGGTGCAGGTATTGGCGCGTGATGAGGCAGATGAAGGCAAGGACGAAAGCAAGGACGATGTCAAGTTGATTGAGGGTACCAATGGACGGGTAGaagaagttgaagatgaggatgatcaGCTCGTGGAGGTTTGA